The following proteins come from a genomic window of Aquimarina sp. MAR_2010_214:
- a CDS encoding alpha/beta hydrolase has translation MKNKIKFNLAGVVTMLYFFLFYSCSYDEDMVLENENLVENKGLIFDAPLPPIISDGPYNYKAKKYSFFTQNQEEHKGKYYMPVGGPSNYPFALIMHGNGFVYDEYDVLQRHLAKHGIASASIQWDSGKHDLSVNTEMTKHINLLFNQYPQLTNSIALIGHSMGGGAVVRFADDLETTTGKNVKSVISLAPALQHDMNVKHNLINTIKGLLVIYSGNDEDRYGAKSFDGREQSGFKFYDECSTEGSTFSNLFPAKDMIFFKDGRHTMYTDRSQQSLNYQYSGVNQNKVINAYILAHLKLYLENHQQYDQFFKYQRRPSNMPVDDVSKFYQQHTDAKKSVLANFENNSATQNYQGGAIVKSSSGINTMKVGNSWKLRPYSPHHTKAMRITWTERNVGSSFVKFKYPSSYNLSSYSFLSIRASQIYKNIYNITDKEQDFYIRLKDKQGTYSKKVKLSDFGVIPYPIKHSGSTIFPLQTPVSKLTKSAMASTLIPLSAFGNAINLSNIKEVFLVFDVPGHETGAIMIDNLEFYK, from the coding sequence ATGAAAAACAAAATCAAATTTAATTTAGCAGGAGTTGTAACAATGCTCTATTTCTTCTTATTCTATTCGTGTAGCTACGATGAGGATATGGTATTAGAAAATGAAAACTTAGTCGAAAATAAAGGATTAATTTTTGACGCTCCCCTTCCTCCAATTATATCTGATGGACCCTATAACTATAAAGCTAAAAAATATTCTTTTTTTACACAAAACCAAGAAGAGCATAAGGGTAAATATTACATGCCTGTCGGTGGCCCTTCTAATTACCCTTTCGCATTAATCATGCACGGAAATGGATTTGTATACGATGAATATGACGTTTTACAAAGACACCTCGCCAAACATGGTATTGCCAGTGCTAGTATACAATGGGATTCTGGTAAACATGATCTGAGTGTAAATACAGAAATGACAAAGCATATTAATTTGTTATTTAATCAATATCCACAACTAACTAATTCGATAGCACTTATAGGACATAGCATGGGTGGTGGTGCAGTAGTAAGATTCGCCGATGATCTCGAAACCACGACTGGTAAAAACGTGAAATCTGTAATATCACTAGCTCCCGCACTTCAACATGATATGAATGTAAAACATAACCTTATTAATACCATAAAAGGATTATTGGTCATATACTCTGGAAATGATGAGGATAGATATGGGGCAAAAAGTTTTGACGGAAGAGAGCAAAGTGGCTTTAAATTTTATGATGAGTGCTCTACGGAAGGATCAACTTTTAGCAACCTATTTCCTGCAAAGGACATGATCTTTTTTAAAGATGGACGTCATACTATGTATACCGATAGGAGTCAGCAATCTCTTAATTATCAATACAGCGGTGTTAATCAAAATAAAGTGATCAATGCTTATATTTTGGCACATCTGAAATTGTATCTTGAAAATCATCAACAATACGATCAGTTTTTTAAATATCAAAGAAGACCATCTAATATGCCTGTAGATGATGTATCCAAGTTTTATCAACAACATACAGATGCCAAAAAAAGTGTACTTGCCAACTTCGAAAACAATTCCGCCACCCAAAATTATCAAGGAGGAGCTATTGTTAAGTCTTCTAGTGGAATTAATACAATGAAGGTAGGAAATAGTTGGAAACTTCGCCCCTACTCACCTCATCATACTAAGGCAATGAGAATAACATGGACCGAAAGAAATGTAGGGAGTTCGTTTGTAAAATTTAAATACCCTTCTTCTTATAATTTGTCATCCTACTCGTTTCTAAGTATTAGAGCATCTCAAATTTATAAGAACATATATAATATCACAGATAAAGAGCAGGATTTTTACATCAGGCTTAAGGATAAACAAGGCACCTACTCAAAAAAAGTGAAACTTAGTGATTTTGGTGTGATCCCTTATCCAATAAAACACAGCGGTAGTACTATATTTCCTTTACAAACACCTGTTTCTAAACTTACAAAAAGTGCCATGGCCAGTACACTCATCCCATTAAGTGCATTTGGTAACGCTATTAATCTTTCAAATATAAAAGAAGTATTCCTCGTATTTGATGTTCCAGGTCATGAAACTGGCGCAATTATGATTGATAATTTAGAATTTTATAAGTAA
- a CDS encoding ATP-binding protein, producing the protein MINKRLLIKNLLAHNDENSFYDKKRKLNIGEKEGKAKFLKHICALANSNPKNNSYIVIGVEDEDNQILGVDFFDDSKIQNLVNAYLDNPPIVSYENIPFPHLSSDKVVGLVTIRPKGGKLCSLRKNIWKYYGGSVFFRDGSISMPKVFDIEIKDVNSEIVTAIESHAQNNIELTLDGVFDFMNSRTDYSPAYKVFKEYFVVCWAAKEKRQNGEIYYSRVDIELINEHVKLFYSELDEVSISLTDDQFKIIEYVQLGLQDTFSYYPLEEVVITFKDNASYDIESKLLFEPPQFDRKTLHHLYNSNNALIEKLKNRIPLSKNEEKDIVNLPATYLICYFNDLSDAKEKLEEAKPYLKAYSDTIYSLCKESIRILRKVRYS; encoded by the coding sequence ATGATCAACAAACGCCTCCTTATAAAGAACCTACTTGCACATAATGACGAAAATAGTTTTTATGACAAGAAGCGCAAGCTTAATATTGGAGAGAAAGAGGGTAAAGCAAAATTCTTAAAGCATATTTGTGCACTCGCAAATTCTAATCCAAAAAACAACTCCTATATCGTAATAGGTGTAGAGGATGAAGATAATCAAATTCTTGGTGTTGACTTTTTTGACGATAGTAAAATCCAAAACTTAGTGAATGCATATTTAGACAACCCTCCTATTGTCTCTTATGAAAACATTCCTTTTCCACATCTATCATCGGATAAGGTCGTTGGTCTAGTAACAATTCGGCCTAAAGGAGGAAAACTCTGTTCTCTTCGCAAAAACATATGGAAATATTATGGTGGTAGTGTATTTTTTAGAGATGGTAGTATTAGTATGCCTAAAGTTTTTGATATCGAGATCAAAGATGTCAATTCAGAAATTGTAACCGCTATCGAAAGCCATGCCCAGAACAATATTGAACTTACTCTTGATGGAGTTTTTGATTTTATGAATTCAAGAACAGATTATAGCCCTGCATATAAAGTTTTTAAAGAATACTTTGTGGTTTGTTGGGCTGCAAAAGAAAAACGACAAAATGGAGAAATATATTACTCTCGAGTAGATATTGAATTAATCAATGAACATGTAAAACTATTTTACTCAGAATTGGATGAAGTAAGTATATCATTAACAGATGATCAATTTAAGATTATAGAATATGTGCAATTAGGTTTACAGGATACTTTTAGCTATTACCCTTTAGAAGAGGTCGTGATCACTTTTAAGGATAACGCCAGTTATGATATTGAAAGTAAACTTCTCTTTGAACCGCCCCAGTTTGATCGTAAAACATTACATCATTTGTACAATAGCAACAATGCATTAATCGAAAAACTAAAAAATAGAATTCCTTTATCAAAAAACGAAGAAAAAGATATCGTAAATCTTCCTGCCACCTATTTGATCTGTTATTTTAATGACCTTAGCGATGCTAAAGAAAAATTAGAAGAGGCAAAACCATACTTAAAAGCCTATAGTGATACCATATATTCACTCTGCAAAGAAAGTATTCGAATCTTGAGAAAAGTTAGATATAGTTAA
- a CDS encoding sensor histidine kinase, which produces MPKNLLYVISVLIVSSVYYCSLSAQNNLDKSTIQIPFEVYKTTNDTISIHDIIKSDTLFRSSKYFTKKTSPKDIYWIKIDLTKELKVLETDSLWFLKSCNYGHASMFCIENNTLVEKKFGLFDGSEKMNSIFYIAKIPFEQRSLIKNRFIYLKIRRLRYSDRVTNWKFHYASQTINQSAQNYYSQKNIKIPIRKYVFSGVCLVMFILTLAFFITSRNIEFLFYSLYIFCLFIYLNGTLLIANNIIFDNYSIITYWFFQIAQVLINLCYVYFVSFYLATKKDYPTLNRIIKWIIYTLITIIILDSLFLYFNYFTGAIYIMNIQRFVMTLFGIGGMIYLLLTAKNRLAYFIVAGSFLFMIGTLGFFFFKTSIYMMAGATLEIIIFALGLAYKIHQEHKEKLLFEKESFINNCKALRAQINPHFIFNSLGSIQHLIVFEKKEAALKYLKKFSLLMRNLLENSIETNILLSDEINLLHQYLELETLRFDTSFEYTIHVDDVLNTDAEEVPMLIIQPFVENAILYGLLNKNGGSKKLNICFRKEKKYIICEVDDNGIGRSAAKNINSSLKKTTKSRGLELTEKRLQRFHKSEEKNIEIIDKIDTYGASIGTRVIIKIQTE; this is translated from the coding sequence ATGCCAAAAAATTTACTATATGTAATTTCTGTTCTTATTGTATCAAGCGTATATTATTGTAGTCTTAGTGCTCAAAACAACTTAGATAAAAGCACAATCCAAATTCCTTTTGAAGTATATAAAACTACTAATGATACCATATCGATACACGATATTATAAAATCTGACACCCTTTTTCGATCATCCAAATATTTTACTAAAAAAACCAGCCCTAAAGATATTTATTGGATAAAAATCGATCTCACCAAAGAGTTAAAAGTATTAGAAACCGATAGCCTCTGGTTTTTAAAATCTTGTAATTATGGACATGCATCTATGTTTTGTATCGAGAACAATACACTGGTAGAAAAGAAATTTGGTTTATTTGACGGTTCAGAAAAAATGAATTCTATATTCTATATTGCCAAAATACCTTTTGAACAAAGGTCTCTTATCAAAAATCGATTTATATATTTAAAAATAAGACGTTTAAGATATTCAGATCGTGTTACTAATTGGAAATTTCACTATGCTTCACAAACCATAAACCAGTCTGCACAAAATTATTACTCTCAAAAAAACATTAAAATTCCAATACGTAAATATGTTTTTTCAGGAGTCTGTCTGGTTATGTTCATTCTTACTCTTGCTTTCTTTATAACTTCAAGGAATATTGAATTCTTATTTTACTCTTTATACATTTTCTGCTTATTTATCTACCTAAATGGTACTTTGCTTATAGCAAACAATATCATTTTTGATAACTATAGCATTATCACTTATTGGTTTTTTCAGATTGCACAAGTACTAATTAATTTATGTTATGTTTATTTTGTTTCGTTTTATCTAGCTACAAAAAAAGATTATCCTACGCTCAATCGTATCATAAAATGGATCATTTACACACTTATCACCATCATAATTCTAGATAGTCTCTTTTTGTATTTTAACTATTTTACAGGAGCTATTTATATCATGAATATTCAGCGTTTTGTAATGACTCTCTTTGGTATTGGCGGAATGATTTATTTACTTTTAACTGCCAAAAATCGTTTAGCCTATTTTATAGTTGCTGGATCATTTCTATTTATGATAGGTACTCTGGGTTTCTTTTTTTTCAAGACAAGCATTTACATGATGGCAGGAGCTACTCTTGAAATCATAATTTTTGCATTAGGTTTGGCGTATAAAATACATCAAGAACACAAAGAGAAACTCCTCTTCGAAAAAGAATCATTTATTAATAATTGTAAAGCCCTAAGAGCTCAAATAAACCCACATTTTATTTTTAATTCTTTAGGGTCAATTCAACATTTAATAGTATTCGAAAAAAAAGAAGCTGCCTTAAAATATCTTAAAAAGTTTAGTCTTCTGATGCGAAATCTTTTGGAAAATTCTATAGAAACAAATATTCTATTATCTGATGAAATCAATTTACTACACCAATATCTAGAATTAGAAACTTTACGTTTTGATACTTCTTTTGAGTATACTATTCATGTAGATGATGTTCTAAACACAGATGCCGAAGAAGTACCAATGTTAATCATTCAACCCTTTGTCGAAAATGCAATCCTGTATGGTTTATTGAATAAAAATGGAGGCAGCAAAAAACTAAATATTTGTTTCAGAAAAGAAAAAAAATATATTATTTGTGAAGTAGATGATAATGGTATAGGAAGAAGTGCTGCTAAAAACATAAATTCATCTCTTAAAAAAACCACAAAATCCAGAGGTTTAGAATTAACTGAAAAAAGATTACAAAGATTTCATAAATCTGAAGAAAAAAATATAGAAATTATAGACAAAATAGATACCTATGGTGCGTCTATAGGAACAAGGGTGATTATCAAAATTCAAACAGAATAA
- a CDS encoding MoxR family ATPase: protein MEENNAIDIASINQKIEKESAFVDLLALEINKVIVGQKHMVERLLIGLLGQGHILLEGVPGLAKTLAINTLSKAVHGSFSRIQFTPDLLPADVVGTLIFNMKENDFSIKKGPIFANFVLADEINRAPAKVQSALLEAMQEKQVTIGDETFILDKPFLVMATQNPVEQEGTYPLPEAQVDRFMLKTVIDYPKLDEEQLIVRANLKGSFEQVNPVVSVEQIINAQKAVREVYMDEKIEKYILDIIFATRYPEKYGLEELKPLINFGASPRGSINLATAAKCYAFIKRRGYVIPEDVRAVILDVLRHRIGITYEAEAENVTSEDIINKIVNEIEVP from the coding sequence ATGGAAGAGAATAATGCTATTGATATTGCTTCAATCAATCAGAAAATAGAGAAAGAATCTGCATTTGTAGATTTACTGGCTCTAGAAATAAACAAAGTGATTGTAGGCCAGAAACATATGGTCGAACGATTACTCATTGGGTTATTGGGTCAAGGTCATATTTTGCTTGAAGGAGTTCCTGGTTTGGCAAAAACATTAGCAATTAATACATTGTCTAAAGCCGTTCATGGTAGTTTTAGTCGTATTCAATTTACACCAGATTTATTACCAGCCGATGTAGTGGGAACTCTTATTTTTAATATGAAAGAGAATGATTTTTCGATTAAGAAAGGACCAATTTTTGCCAATTTTGTTCTAGCGGATGAGATTAACCGTGCTCCGGCAAAAGTGCAAAGTGCTTTACTAGAAGCTATGCAGGAGAAACAGGTAACCATTGGTGATGAGACTTTTATATTAGACAAACCATTTTTGGTAATGGCAACGCAGAACCCGGTTGAGCAAGAAGGAACATATCCCTTACCAGAAGCTCAGGTTGACCGTTTTATGCTAAAAACAGTAATTGATTATCCAAAATTAGATGAAGAACAACTAATTGTTCGTGCTAATCTCAAAGGATCTTTCGAGCAGGTAAACCCTGTTGTTTCGGTAGAGCAGATTATTAATGCTCAGAAAGCGGTTAGAGAAGTATATATGGATGAAAAGATCGAAAAATATATCCTTGATATCATTTTTGCTACTCGTTATCCAGAAAAATATGGTTTAGAAGAACTTAAACCTTTAATCAATTTTGGAGCATCGCCTCGTGGAAGTATCAATTTGGCTACTGCAGCAAAATGTTATGCCTTTATTAAACGAAGAGGATATGTGATTCCAGAAGATGTTCGAGCAGTAATTCTTGATGTACTTCGCCATCGTATAGGGATTACCTATGAGGCCGAAGCAGAGAATGTAACTTCAGAGGACATCATCAATAAGATTGTAAACGAAATTGAAGTACCATAG
- a CDS encoding metallophosphoesterase family protein, whose protein sequence is MGRTLVIGDIHGALTALKQVLKKAKTTQKDTLIFLGDYVDGWSHSAQLVSFLIELKTSHNCIFIRGNHDDLCYTWLTQHTHNPEWIQHGGQATMDSYAKLSQKEINTHLHFYESLNNYHIDDHNRLFLHAGFTNLHGPHREYFSKLFYWDRTLWETALATDPNLKKTDLKYPKRLLLFDEIYIGHTPVTRINKTIPTQATCVWNMDTGAAFKGSLTIMDINTKEFWQSDPVYQLYTHENGRN, encoded by the coding sequence ATGGGAAGAACTTTAGTAATTGGAGATATTCACGGTGCACTAACTGCATTAAAACAAGTATTAAAAAAAGCAAAGACAACTCAAAAAGACACTCTTATATTCTTAGGGGATTATGTGGATGGTTGGAGTCATAGTGCCCAGCTAGTTTCGTTCCTTATCGAACTCAAAACATCACATAATTGTATTTTTATTAGAGGGAATCATGACGATCTTTGTTATACCTGGCTTACACAACACACTCACAATCCCGAATGGATTCAACATGGCGGTCAAGCAACTATGGATTCATATGCCAAATTATCACAAAAGGAAATCAATACGCATCTCCACTTTTATGAAAGCCTCAATAATTATCACATAGATGATCATAATCGGTTGTTTCTTCATGCCGGATTTACTAATCTTCATGGCCCTCATCGAGAATATTTTAGCAAATTATTCTATTGGGACAGGACTTTATGGGAAACTGCATTGGCAACAGATCCCAATCTAAAAAAAACAGATCTAAAATACCCAAAACGATTACTACTTTTTGATGAGATCTATATTGGCCATACTCCCGTTACACGAATCAATAAGACTATCCCAACACAGGCTACTTGTGTGTGGAATATGGATACAGGAGCTGCATTTAAAGGTTCACTTACCATAATGGATATTAACACCAAAGAGTTTTGGCAAAGCGATCCAGTATACCAACTATATACCCATGAGAATGGTAGAAACTAA
- a CDS encoding BatD family protein: protein MTNYKLRFEKRIIQPGAFRFFTWMIFFVFSGFGAFAQVSATIDSTTIEIGNEIRYKMQVEADSTQIVVFPEGQTFTPLEVIESQKIDTSRNGKRFNLTKEYALTQFDSGHYTIPRQKIMIGDKVFFTDSLKVEVRDILVDTTKQKMYEIKPLVDVDAKFAFNWKKWFLWIGISLLILGLIAFFMFRRKKRKANKEDELPPYERAILALQKIDESHLLEKDSHKEYYSQLSDTARKYIDEEVYDHAMESTTDELITRLDEEIRSGNLNLDKTTIEELKNVLKTADMAKFAKSKPDIITAKSDRNVIEQVIHKTKSAIPEPTEEELLADEEYRKTVAEKKRRKKIIFGSLGAVAVVAITLLIFIFVMGYDVVKDTLLGHPTKELAETEWITSAYGSPPVTVATPRVLIRNAYQMTEEQKQILKGNETFVYGSLAGNFYVVVTTIQYKQPTEIKLNEVVEGVVGKFESLGAKNISVKDEEYETLGGAKGVKVFGDLEIVNPVTKKKQKNSYLMLNFAENGGFQQITLVYDIEDRYAKDVAERIINSVELKNTK from the coding sequence ATGACAAATTACAAATTACGATTTGAAAAAAGAATAATACAACCAGGGGCCTTTAGGTTTTTTACCTGGATGATATTCTTTGTCTTTAGTGGATTTGGTGCTTTTGCGCAGGTTTCGGCAACAATCGACTCCACTACAATAGAAATAGGCAATGAGATTCGATATAAAATGCAAGTCGAAGCAGATTCGACCCAAATTGTTGTTTTCCCAGAGGGACAAACTTTTACTCCCTTAGAAGTAATCGAATCACAGAAAATAGATACCTCTAGAAACGGAAAACGTTTTAACCTTACCAAAGAATATGCATTAACTCAATTTGATTCTGGCCATTATACGATACCAAGGCAAAAAATAATGATCGGCGACAAGGTCTTTTTTACAGATTCTCTTAAAGTTGAGGTTAGAGATATTTTGGTAGATACTACCAAACAAAAGATGTATGAGATCAAACCTCTGGTTGATGTAGATGCTAAATTTGCTTTTAACTGGAAGAAATGGTTCTTATGGATTGGTATTTCACTACTTATATTAGGGTTGATCGCTTTTTTTATGTTCAGAAGAAAAAAACGGAAAGCAAATAAAGAAGATGAGCTGCCTCCTTATGAAAGAGCAATACTAGCACTTCAGAAAATTGATGAGTCTCATTTGTTAGAAAAAGATTCTCATAAAGAATACTATTCACAGTTAAGTGATACAGCTCGTAAATATATAGATGAAGAAGTGTATGACCATGCTATGGAAAGTACCACAGATGAACTAATTACACGGCTTGATGAAGAAATTAGATCAGGGAACCTTAACCTTGATAAAACCACTATTGAAGAACTTAAAAATGTTCTGAAAACTGCAGATATGGCTAAGTTCGCTAAATCTAAACCCGATATCATAACAGCAAAATCAGATCGTAATGTTATCGAGCAGGTGATTCATAAAACAAAAAGTGCGATACCAGAACCCACAGAAGAAGAACTGCTGGCAGATGAAGAATATAGAAAAACAGTAGCCGAGAAAAAACGCAGGAAGAAAATTATTTTTGGAAGCCTTGGAGCTGTAGCAGTAGTTGCTATTACATTACTCATTTTTATTTTTGTTATGGGTTATGATGTTGTAAAAGATACACTACTTGGGCATCCAACAAAAGAGTTGGCGGAAACCGAATGGATTACAAGTGCATATGGTTCTCCCCCTGTAACAGTTGCTACTCCCAGAGTATTGATTCGTAATGCGTATCAAATGACAGAAGAACAAAAGCAAATTCTTAAAGGAAATGAAACTTTTGTATATGGAAGCTTGGCGGGAAATTTCTATGTAGTAGTAACCACAATACAATATAAACAACCTACCGAAATAAAATTAAATGAAGTGGTCGAAGGTGTCGTAGGAAAATTTGAATCTTTGGGTGCAAAGAATATTTCTGTAAAAGATGAAGAATATGAAACTTTGGGCGGAGCAAAAGGAGTTAAAGTATTTGGGGATTTAGAAATAGTGAATCCTGTAACCAAAAAGAAACAAAAAAATAGCTACCTAATGTTGAATTTTGCTGAAAATGGCGGGTTTCAACAAATCACTTTGGTATATGATATTGAAGACCGTTATGCAAAAGATGTTGCTGAGCGTATTATTAATTCTGTTGAACTTAAAAATACCAAATAA
- a CDS encoding SDR family NAD(P)-dependent oxidoreductase yields MTKTALITGATSGIGKFTAIELAKHNINLILCGRRQDRLDSLQNELNKKVQVHTLCFDVRDKDKVFSAIDSIPPEFNTIDILINNAGNAHGLDPIQTGNLDDWDAMIDINVKGLLYVSKAVIPKMIAQQSGHIINIGSIAGKEVYPNGNIYCASKHAVDAINKGMRMDLNPYGIRVGAIHPGLVETEFSNVRFKGDDQKADTVYKGFDPLTPEDIADIIAFVVTRPYHVNIADLIVFPTAQASSTIVNKSL; encoded by the coding sequence ATGACAAAGACAGCACTAATCACAGGGGCCACCAGCGGAATCGGAAAATTTACTGCAATAGAATTGGCCAAACATAATATAAATCTTATTCTTTGTGGTAGAAGGCAAGATCGATTAGACTCACTACAGAATGAACTAAATAAAAAAGTACAAGTACACACACTTTGTTTTGATGTTAGAGATAAAGACAAAGTTTTTTCTGCTATTGATAGTATTCCACCTGAGTTCAATACAATTGATATTCTAATCAATAATGCAGGAAATGCGCATGGACTTGACCCTATTCAAACCGGAAATCTTGATGATTGGGATGCTATGATAGATATTAATGTTAAAGGATTGTTATATGTTTCTAAAGCAGTTATACCCAAAATGATTGCACAACAATCGGGTCATATTATCAATATTGGTTCAATTGCAGGAAAAGAAGTCTATCCAAACGGGAACATCTATTGTGCAAGTAAACATGCTGTAGATGCAATTAATAAAGGGATGCGTATGGATCTTAATCCATACGGTATTAGAGTAGGTGCCATTCACCCAGGACTAGTAGAAACCGAGTTTAGTAATGTTAGATTTAAAGGCGATGATCAAAAAGCAGACACCGTATATAAAGGTTTTGATCCATTAACTCCAGAAGATATTGCTGATATTATAGCTTTTGTAGTCACACGACCATATCACGTTAATATTGCAGACCTTATTGTATTTCCTACTGCACAAGCCAGTAGCACAATAGTTAACAAAAGTTTATAA
- a CDS encoding LytTR family DNA-binding domain-containing protein, whose translation MSLTAIIVDDEKHSRETLTKLLEEFCLETTVVTTANSVTDAVDKISNYKPDIVFLDIELQTGIGFDILTQIDTINFEVIFTTAYEQYAIQAIKFSSLDYLLKPIGIEELKNAVEKAKKKKSLAIYKRQLETLIENLKLQQPKFNKICLSTADSVEFINVEDIIYCKANGAYTSFILKDNISLLVSKHLKEYENLLIEQQFMRTHNSFLINLKEVKKFVKSDGGYIMMNNNDIINISKSKKEKFLIAMSHLQ comes from the coding sequence ATGAGCCTAACAGCAATAATTGTAGATGATGAAAAGCACAGTAGAGAGACCTTAACAAAATTACTTGAAGAGTTTTGCTTGGAGACCACCGTTGTAACCACTGCAAATTCTGTAACAGACGCTGTCGATAAAATTTCAAATTATAAACCCGATATTGTCTTTTTGGATATAGAACTACAAACAGGAATAGGTTTTGACATATTAACCCAAATCGACACTATAAATTTTGAAGTAATTTTTACCACTGCTTATGAGCAATATGCTATACAAGCTATAAAATTTTCATCTTTAGATTATTTACTTAAACCAATTGGTATTGAAGAACTTAAAAATGCTGTAGAAAAGGCAAAGAAAAAGAAAAGCCTAGCAATTTATAAAAGGCAATTAGAAACATTAATAGAAAATCTCAAACTTCAACAACCTAAATTTAATAAAATATGTCTCTCTACAGCCGATAGTGTAGAGTTTATTAATGTAGAAGATATTATTTATTGTAAAGCCAATGGTGCCTACACTTCCTTTATTCTTAAAGATAATATATCTCTATTGGTTAGCAAACATCTCAAAGAATATGAAAACTTATTGATCGAACAACAATTTATGAGAACACATAATAGTTTTTTGATCAATTTAAAAGAAGTTAAAAAATTTGTGAAGTCAGATGGAGGTTATATTATGATGAATAATAATGATATCATTAACATTTCTAAAAGTAAAAAAGAGAAGTTTCTCATTGCCATGAGTCATTTACAGTAA
- a CDS encoding DUF58 domain-containing protein: MDTKELLKKVRKIEIKTRRLSDHIFGGEYHSTFKGRGMTFSEVRQYQFGDDVRNIDWNVTARYNEPYIKVFEEERELTMMLMVDVSGSQLFGTQEQFKKGIITEIAATLAFSATQNNDKIGLILFTDEIELYIPPKKGRSHVLRIIRELLEFNPKSKKTNITEALKFLSNVMKKKAIVFILSDFITDDYQHTLKIVGGKHDVTGIRVYDRREEEIPNLGMVQMEDEETGELLLVNTGSKKTRTNYSKYYHERVEYFKDSFTRSGAGSLSSRIDESYVKKLLGYFKRRG, translated from the coding sequence ATGGATACTAAAGAGTTACTAAAAAAAGTTCGAAAAATTGAAATCAAGACACGTCGCTTAAGCGACCACATTTTTGGAGGAGAGTATCACTCTACCTTTAAAGGACGTGGTATGACGTTTAGCGAAGTGAGACAATATCAATTTGGTGATGATGTACGTAATATTGATTGGAATGTAACAGCTCGGTATAATGAACCTTATATAAAGGTATTTGAAGAAGAGCGAGAACTTACTATGATGCTGATGGTAGATGTTTCGGGATCACAACTTTTTGGTACTCAAGAACAATTTAAAAAAGGGATCATTACTGAAATTGCAGCAACTTTAGCATTTTCGGCAACCCAAAATAATGATAAGATCGGATTGATTTTATTTACCGATGAAATAGAGTTATATATTCCGCCTAAAAAAGGAAGATCCCATGTGCTAAGAATTATACGAGAATTATTAGAGTTCAACCCTAAAAGTAAGAAAACTAATATTACAGAAGCATTGAAGTTTTTATCCAATGTGATGAAAAAGAAAGCTATAGTCTTTATACTTTCTGATTTTATTACAGATGATTATCAACATACATTAAAAATTGTAGGAGGAAAACACGATGTTACCGGGATAAGAGTGTATGATAGAAGAGAAGAAGAAATTCCTAATCTGGGAATGGTGCAAATGGAAGATGAGGAGACGGGAGAACTTTTGCTGGTGAATACAGGTTCAAAAAAAACACGCACTAATTACAGTAAATATTATCATGAAAGAGTAGAGTACTTTAAAGATAGTTTTACTCGAAGTGGAGCGGGTTCTTTAAGTAGTAGAATTGATGAGAGCTATGTGAAGAAATTATTAGGCTATTTTAAAAGAAGAGGATAA